The Helicobacter mustelae genome has a segment encoding these proteins:
- a CDS encoding molybdopterin-dependent oxidoreductase: MAVSRRDALKAAMGGMTLLQTQPLQAVGIFTKNEKIPHATRFGPFYGHVQDGVLKEIESQKNDFNPSVMTKGLIDRAYSKSRVRYPCVRKSYLEKKENHKELRGREEFVRVSWDMALDLVAKKLQEIPKEKIYHGGDKGLEQAGRLHNASIIAGRFFNTVLGGVVQASGGYRNGAAVSVNPAIIGDMEVYSLQTTHEEMIANCKVYVMWGADLFKSNRTDFVVPNHLNDVYYTRYKRSGMKFICIDPIYTETAQMFDAEWIKIRPNTDVALMLGMMHYLFGSKKYDKRFISKYTDGFEKFLPYLLGKTDKTPKNAKWAEKITGIPARKIKELAELFTTNRTFFAGNWAMQRAQHGEQVDWALITLASMIGQIGLPGGGVGFCMHYAGGGQASSGYRIPPGISQGSSTIKQSIPTSRLADAILNPGKEIPYRGKKITYPKIDMLYLCGTPLLEYEPNTNELIQALRTLDTIIIHKPWWTPDAKMADIVLPSTTSLERDDITFGGFHSKNVIYAMRKVIEPLYESKNDFDIFAMLANKIGGETMERKYTENKSSIDWIQEFYKKSDGPSFKDFDQFWKEGFVEFEIPKKAYGFVRHADFRKDPVHNKLATKSGKIQIFSEVFASYKLPDFKGHVMWFEPAEWLGGKTAKKYPFHLLSPHPRYRLHSQLENTWIANFYKIQGREPMMINTNDAQRLGVKHGEIVEVYNDRGRILVGAFVSDFIREGVIAIQVGAWYDPEDPKEENPRCNSGLVNILTSSRPTSQMAQATSANTALVNIRKIENEVIKPCKSTLPPSILGV, translated from the coding sequence ACTCCTTCAAACCCAACCCCTCCAAGCTGTGGGAATCTTCACAAAAAATGAAAAAATCCCCCATGCCACGCGTTTTGGGCCCTTTTATGGACATGTGCAAGATGGCGTTCTTAAAGAGATTGAATCCCAAAAAAATGATTTCAACCCCTCTGTGATGACCAAGGGCCTCATTGACCGGGCCTATTCTAAGAGCCGTGTGAGATACCCCTGTGTGAGAAAAAGCTATCTTGAAAAGAAAGAAAATCACAAGGAGCTACGCGGGCGCGAGGAATTTGTAAGGGTGAGCTGGGATATGGCACTCGATCTCGTTGCTAAAAAACTCCAAGAGATTCCAAAAGAAAAGATTTATCATGGAGGCGATAAGGGATTGGAGCAGGCAGGGAGACTTCATAATGCAAGCATTATCGCAGGCAGATTTTTCAACACTGTGTTAGGGGGGGTGGTGCAGGCAAGCGGAGGCTATAGGAATGGTGCAGCAGTGAGCGTCAATCCCGCAATCATTGGAGACATGGAGGTTTACTCCCTCCAGACTACACATGAGGAGATGATTGCCAACTGCAAGGTCTATGTCATGTGGGGTGCAGATCTTTTCAAATCCAATCGCACAGATTTTGTGGTGCCCAATCACCTCAATGATGTCTACTACACCAGATACAAAAGATCGGGGATGAAATTCATCTGCATTGATCCCATCTATACAGAGACTGCGCAAATGTTTGATGCTGAATGGATCAAAATCCGCCCCAACACCGATGTGGCCTTGATGCTTGGGATGATGCATTATCTCTTTGGGAGCAAGAAATATGACAAGCGCTTCATCTCCAAATACACCGATGGATTTGAGAAGTTTCTCCCCTATCTGCTTGGCAAAACAGACAAAACCCCAAAAAATGCCAAGTGGGCGGAGAAAATCACTGGAATCCCTGCTAGAAAAATCAAAGAATTAGCAGAGCTTTTTACAACAAATCGTACCTTCTTTGCAGGAAACTGGGCGATGCAAAGAGCCCAACATGGAGAGCAGGTGGATTGGGCACTCATTACCCTAGCTAGCATGATTGGACAAATTGGCCTGCCAGGAGGTGGGGTGGGATTTTGCATGCATTATGCAGGCGGAGGACAGGCAAGCTCTGGCTATCGCATCCCTCCGGGAATCTCGCAGGGAAGTAGCACCATTAAGCAGAGCATCCCAACATCCAGACTTGCAGATGCCATCCTAAATCCAGGCAAAGAAATCCCCTATAGAGGCAAAAAAATCACCTATCCAAAAATCGACATGCTCTATCTGTGTGGGACACCTCTCCTAGAATATGAGCCAAACACCAATGAGCTCATCCAAGCCCTTCGCACGCTAGATACTATCATCATCCATAAACCTTGGTGGACACCCGATGCCAAGATGGCAGATATTGTATTGCCCTCCACCACATCACTAGAGCGCGATGACATCACTTTTGGGGGATTTCATTCCAAAAATGTCATCTATGCGATGCGCAAAGTCATAGAGCCCCTCTATGAATCCAAAAATGATTTTGACATCTTTGCCATGCTTGCCAACAAGATCGGTGGAGAAACAATGGAGAGAAAATACACAGAAAACAAAAGCTCCATAGATTGGATCCAGGAATTTTACAAAAAAAGCGATGGACCCTCTTTTAAGGATTTTGATCAATTTTGGAAGGAGGGCTTTGTAGAGTTTGAGATTCCCAAAAAAGCCTATGGTTTTGTTCGTCACGCAGATTTCCGCAAAGACCCAGTACACAACAAACTCGCGACAAAAAGCGGCAAAATCCAGATTTTTTCAGAGGTTTTTGCCTCTTACAAATTGCCAGATTTCAAGGGACATGTGATGTGGTTTGAACCCGCAGAATGGCTGGGTGGGAAGACTGCCAAAAAATATCCCTTCCACCTCCTCTCTCCTCATCCTCGCTATCGCCTGCATTCCCAACTTGAGAATACGTGGATTGCCAATTTTTACAAGATCCAGGGCAGAGAACCCATGATGATTAATACCAATGATGCCCAAAGACTTGGGGTCAAGCATGGAGAAATCGTAGAAGTCTATAATGATAGGGGCAGGATTTTGGTGGGGGCATTTGTGAGTGATTTCATACGCGAGGGGGTCATTGCTATCCAAGTGGGAGCCTGGTATGATCCAGAGGATCCAAAAGAGGAAAATCCTCGCTGCAATTCTGGACTTGTCAATATTCTCACCTCATCGCGACCCACCAGCCAGATGGCCCAAGCCACATCGGCAAATACCGCGCTGGTAAATATCAGAAAAATAGAAAATGAAGTGATAAAACCCTGCAAATCCACTCTGCCCCCAAGCATCCTAGGAGTGTAA
- a CDS encoding periplasmic protein codes for MMRKIFYTFVCSCLFASAETLYITDDDVPIYSPKNYQKIGVIARGISGEKIKEDDQWVVLKIQGFQKKDDEKTLYATNGKELPAILFDKENNGTTLEVAIPKDKVSQDQSKIWQDGRMLYENTCSTCHSTHSPKEYSALEWESIFSTMRLFSMPTDNEAKKILEYLKSHANDGYATDESDTATEENTGVSASEATGGNPGANASKIPGAGQ; via the coding sequence ATGATGAGAAAAATTTTTTATACCTTTGTTTGTAGCTGTCTTTTTGCTTCAGCAGAAACTCTATATATCACCGATGATGACGTACCAATTTATTCTCCCAAAAACTATCAAAAAATCGGGGTCATCGCGCGGGGAATTTCTGGAGAGAAAATCAAGGAAGATGATCAATGGGTTGTTTTAAAAATCCAAGGATTCCAAAAAAAAGATGATGAAAAAACACTCTATGCCACCAATGGCAAAGAGCTGCCTGCGATTTTGTTTGACAAAGAAAATAATGGAACCACGCTAGAGGTAGCGATCCCCAAAGACAAGGTTTCCCAAGATCAATCTAAAATCTGGCAAGATGGAAGGATGCTCTATGAAAACACCTGCTCTACATGTCATTCCACCCACTCGCCAAAAGAATACAGCGCGCTAGAATGGGAAAGCATCTTCTCTACCATGCGGCTTTTTTCTATGCCCACAGACAATGAGGCAAAGAAGATTTTAGAATATCTCAAATCCCATGCCAATGATGGCTATGCCACAGATGAATCAGACACAGCGACAGAGGAAAATACAGGGGTGAGCGCAAGTGAAGCGACTGGAGGAAATCCTGGAGCTAATGCAAGCAAAATCCCAGGAGCTGGGCAATGA
- the rsmD gene encoding 16S rRNA (guanine(966)-N(2))-methyltransferase RsmD, translating into MKKPLKKNEQNAKKSTIKVIGGMFKGHSLLMPHSHTTRSSKSILKESLFNTLQNDILSFSFVEIFAGTGSIGIEALSRGAKSVIFFEKDPEAFAILRKNIEQIQQKAQKMKKEISVECNLGDSFFLLPQFLKQNTSNPLILFFDPPFPIRENCAEIYEKCFDILKNLDQSREKLVIFEHLSTYKMPQTLKDFCIIKTKKFGKSALSYYSNLERKDHG; encoded by the coding sequence ATGAAAAAACCACTGAAAAAAAATGAGCAAAATGCCAAAAAGAGCACCATTAAGGTAATTGGAGGGATGTTCAAGGGGCACAGTCTCTTGATGCCACATTCCCACACCACGCGCTCTTCTAAATCCATCCTCAAAGAATCCCTATTCAACACATTGCAAAATGATATCCTTTCCTTTAGCTTTGTAGAGATTTTTGCAGGCACAGGATCCATTGGCATCGAAGCCTTGAGTCGTGGAGCAAAATCTGTGATATTTTTTGAAAAAGACCCAGAAGCCTTTGCCATCCTTAGAAAAAATATTGAACAAATCCAGCAAAAAGCACAAAAGATGAAAAAAGAAATCTCTGTGGAATGCAACCTGGGAGATAGCTTTTTTCTCCTGCCCCAATTTCTCAAACAAAATACCTCAAACCCTTTAATTTTGTTTTTTGACCCACCCTTTCCCATCCGAGAAAATTGCGCAGAAATCTATGAAAAATGTTTTGATATTCTCAAAAATCTCGACCAAAGCAGAGAGAAACTCGTAATATTTGAGCATCTTAGCACCTACAAAATGCCCCAAACCCTCAAAGATTTCTGTATAATAAAAACAAAAAAATTTGGCAAAAGCGCCTTAAGCTACTATAGTAATTTGGAAAGGAAAGATCATGGCTGA
- the fliL gene encoding flagellar basal body-associated protein FliL, translating to MAEEAKQEKGKSKALLFVILGVVVFLIIVIALVVMLLMGGEKQEAKQEVPAASKTQAPGTKDTSLLSIGPLYSMPKPFIVNLVTQSGRRYLKTSITFELSNPKLQQEVEQKTSILQDIIIDVLSSKSIEEIVTTKGKERIKDEILQRVNQILVDGYMKNIFFTEFVVQ from the coding sequence ATGGCTGAAGAAGCAAAACAAGAAAAGGGGAAAAGCAAGGCTCTGCTTTTTGTAATCCTTGGGGTTGTTGTTTTTCTCATCATTGTCATTGCCTTGGTGGTGATGCTGCTCATGGGTGGAGAGAAACAAGAAGCCAAGCAGGAAGTCCCAGCAGCAAGCAAAACTCAGGCTCCCGGAACAAAGGATACCAGTCTCCTTAGCATCGGCCCGCTCTACTCTATGCCAAAGCCCTTCATCGTCAATCTCGTCACACAATCTGGTAGACGCTACCTCAAAACCTCCATCACCTTTGAACTCAGCAATCCCAAATTACAGCAGGAAGTAGAACAAAAAACCTCAATCCTGCAAGACATCATTATTGATGTGTTATCCTCTAAGTCCATCGAGGAGATCGTCACAACAAAGGGCAAAGAAAGAATCAAGGATGAAATCCTCCAGCGCGTGAATCAAATTTTAGTTGATGGATATATGAAAAATATCTTTTTCACAGAATTTGTGGTGCAATGA
- the acpS gene encoding holo-ACP synthase, translating to MNLGVGIDTIAICRIKQAYQRHGQRFLNRFLSSKEQKIASSMQSIAGFWAAKEAFAKAIGTGIGKELGFLDIEITKTQKNAPLINLCKKKKDFFPFSHFALSITHDHDFSIAVVIAYY from the coding sequence ATGAACCTAGGAGTTGGGATTGATACAATCGCTATTTGTCGCATCAAGCAAGCCTACCAAAGACATGGGCAGAGATTTCTCAATCGCTTCCTAAGCTCCAAAGAGCAGAAAATTGCTAGCAGCATGCAAAGCATCGCGGGTTTTTGGGCCGCGAAGGAAGCTTTTGCAAAAGCCATTGGTACTGGGATTGGCAAGGAATTGGGATTTTTGGACATAGAAATCACCAAAACCCAAAAAAATGCCCCCCTCATCAACCTTTGTAAAAAAAAGAAGGATTTTTTCCCCTTCTCTCATTTTGCATTGAGCATCACTCATGACCACGATTTCAGCATCGCTGTGGTCATCGCCTACTACTGA
- a CDS encoding NifS family cysteine desulfurase, with product MQKKRIYLDNNATTMLDPSVKELMEPFFCEHYGNPNSLHKFGTEIHPALHDAFNKLYDGICAREEDDIIITSCATESNNWVLKGVYFDQIATGKKNHIITTSVEHPAISATCRFLESLGVRVTYLDINKEGNISPEQVREAITEETALVSVMWANNETGLIFPIEEIGAICEERGVLFHTDAVQAIGKIPVDVQKAKVDFLSFSAHKFHGPKGIGALYIKNGRELAPLLHGGEHMRGRRSGTLNVPYIVGMGEAMRLANAYLDFENSTILKLRNYLEDALLQIPDVVVIGDRVHRVPNTTLISVRGIEGEAMLWDLNKAGIACSTGSACASEDLEANPVMVAIGADKELAHTAVRISLSRFTTQEEIDYTISVFQKAVERLRNISSSYEGSL from the coding sequence ATGCAAAAAAAGAGAATCTACTTGGATAATAACGCCACAACGATGCTAGATCCTAGCGTCAAAGAATTGATGGAGCCATTTTTTTGTGAACATTATGGCAATCCCAATTCCCTACATAAATTTGGCACCGAAATCCATCCTGCACTTCACGATGCTTTCAATAAACTCTATGATGGAATTTGCGCACGCGAAGAAGATGACATCATTATCACTTCTTGTGCCACAGAGTCCAATAACTGGGTACTTAAGGGTGTTTATTTTGATCAAATTGCCACAGGAAAAAAAAACCACATCATCACCACAAGCGTCGAACATCCTGCCATAAGTGCTACTTGCAGATTTTTGGAATCCCTTGGAGTGAGGGTCACCTATCTAGACATCAATAAAGAGGGGAATATTTCACCAGAACAGGTGCGCGAAGCCATCACTGAAGAAACCGCACTTGTAAGCGTGATGTGGGCAAATAATGAAACAGGATTGATTTTCCCCATTGAAGAAATTGGAGCCATTTGTGAAGAAAGAGGAGTTTTATTTCACACCGATGCTGTACAGGCCATTGGCAAGATTCCTGTAGACGTGCAAAAGGCAAAGGTGGATTTCCTCTCCTTTTCTGCGCATAAATTTCATGGGCCAAAGGGCATTGGGGCATTGTATATCAAAAATGGACGCGAGCTTGCTCCATTGCTCCATGGCGGAGAGCATATGAGAGGGAGGCGCAGCGGGACACTCAATGTCCCCTATATCGTCGGCATGGGAGAAGCGATGCGTCTAGCAAATGCGTATTTGGATTTTGAAAATTCCACAATCTTGAAACTTCGCAATTATCTAGAGGATGCGCTTTTGCAAATCCCTGATGTGGTGGTAATAGGAGATAGAGTCCATCGCGTACCAAACACCACACTCATCAGTGTGCGCGGAATCGAGGGAGAGGCCATGCTTTGGGATCTCAACAAAGCAGGGATCGCCTGTTCTACAGGAAGTGCTTGTGCAAGCGAGGATTTGGAAGCCAATCCTGTGATGGTGGCTATTGGCGCGGACAAAGAGCTGGCACACACAGCAGTGAGAATTTCTCTGTCGCGCTTCACCACTCAAGAAGAAATTGACTACACCATTTCTGTTTTTCAAAAGGCTGTCGAGAGACTACGCAATATTTCGAGTTCGTATGAAGGGAGTTTGTAA
- a CDS encoding iron-sulfur cluster assembly scaffold protein NifU: MAKNNLIGGALWDAYSKKVSERMDNPTHLGVLTQQDADAKNAKLIVADYGAEACGDAVRLYWLVDQNDVIIDAKFKSFGCGTAIASSDMMVELCLGKKVQDAVKITNLDVEHALRDDPDTPAVPGQKMHCSVMAYDVIKKAAGIYLGKDAQDFESEIIVCECARVSLSTIKEVIRLNDLKSVEEITQYTKAGGFCKSCVKPGGHEEREYYLVDILRDVRAEMDAEKLKDNVQKNQNGELSFADMTMVQRIKTVDKTINDQIRPMLLMDGGDLEILDIKDSSDGHFDIYIRYMGACSGCASASTGTLFAIEGILQENLDPKIRVLPI, translated from the coding sequence ATGGCAAAAAATAATCTCATTGGTGGAGCACTTTGGGATGCATATTCCAAAAAAGTCAGCGAAAGGATGGACAACCCCACACATCTAGGCGTCCTTACACAACAAGATGCAGATGCCAAAAACGCAAAGCTCATCGTCGCAGATTATGGTGCGGAGGCCTGTGGGGATGCGGTGCGATTGTATTGGCTGGTGGATCAAAATGATGTCATCATTGATGCGAAATTCAAAAGTTTTGGTTGCGGGACGGCGATTGCTAGCTCAGATATGATGGTAGAGCTTTGTCTTGGCAAAAAGGTGCAAGATGCAGTGAAAATTACCAATCTGGATGTAGAGCATGCATTACGAGATGATCCTGACACCCCTGCAGTCCCAGGGCAAAAGATGCACTGCTCTGTCATGGCTTATGATGTCATCAAAAAGGCAGCTGGCATCTATTTGGGCAAGGATGCACAAGATTTTGAAAGCGAGATCATTGTCTGCGAGTGCGCACGCGTGAGCCTCTCCACAATCAAAGAAGTCATTCGCCTCAATGACCTAAAAAGCGTAGAAGAGATCACTCAATACACCAAGGCAGGAGGATTTTGCAAGAGCTGCGTGAAACCCGGTGGACATGAAGAAAGAGAGTATTATCTCGTAGATATTTTGCGAGATGTACGTGCAGAAATGGACGCAGAAAAACTCAAAGACAATGTGCAAAAAAATCAAAATGGTGAGTTAAGTTTTGCGGATATGACCATGGTGCAGAGAATCAAAACCGTAGACAAGACCATTAATGATCAGATTCGCCCTATGCTGCTCATGGATGGTGGAGATCTAGAAATCCTGGATATCAAAGATAGCAGCGATGGGCATTTTGATATTTATATCCGCTATATGGGTGCTTGCAGCGGTTGTGCGAGTGCCTCCACTGGCACATTGTTTGCCATTGAGGGCATTCTACAAGAAAATCTCGACCCAAAGATTCGCGTTCTCCCCATTTAA
- a CDS encoding outer membrane beta-barrel protein, translating to MLRRFFVGVCCLFALCPADQSVYTPIGFSYGQDYNKAREKSGFILGGGIGLPSATTQSLTFHRFRDVSSYGFHLLFGYQDFTSKFTPFPFNYFGARVLLEFYNTYHLTKQKAFNSNVLSIGYDLLYDIFPNKAQTFGLLLGVNIGMVRIQDFQSFSLSFGLKFGFSYAFSTKHRLEASYLIAESGPLQGDRFYFYSPYTINVTYTYLFAMPFKK from the coding sequence TTGCTGCGAAGATTTTTTGTTGGTGTCTGCTGTCTTTTTGCATTATGCCCTGCAGACCAAAGCGTATACACTCCCATAGGATTTTCCTATGGGCAGGACTACAACAAAGCCAGAGAAAAAAGTGGATTTATCCTAGGCGGAGGAATTGGCCTGCCCAGTGCCACCACGCAATCCCTAACATTTCATCGCTTCCGCGATGTCAGCTCCTATGGTTTCCATCTCCTCTTTGGATACCAAGATTTCACCTCCAAATTCACCCCATTCCCCTTTAATTACTTTGGTGCGCGTGTGCTTTTGGAATTTTATAACACCTATCATCTCACAAAGCAAAAGGCTTTCAATAGCAATGTCTTATCCATTGGCTATGACCTCCTCTATGATATTTTCCCCAACAAAGCCCAGACCTTTGGGCTGCTTTTGGGAGTAAATATTGGCATGGTGCGCATACAGGATTTTCAGAGCTTCTCACTAAGCTTTGGATTGAAATTTGGATTTAGCTATGCATTTAGCACAAAACACCGCCTAGAGGCAAGTTATCTCATTGCTGAGTCTGGACCACTTCAGGGAGATCGATTTTATTTTTATAGTCCCTACACTATCAATGTCACTTATACCTATCTCTTCGCAATGCCTTTCAAAAAGTAG
- the napA gene encoding nitrate reductase catalytic subunit NapA, producing the protein MNRRDFIKSAAVASAASAVGLSIPDTLAAKAKNAQKQWKWDKAVCRFCGTGCGVMVATQDGSIVAIKGDPEAPVNRGINCIKGYFCAKIMYGEDRLTQPLLRVNAKGEYDKKGKFTPVSWKRAFDEMEKQFKKTYNSMGPNGVALMASGQYTIPEGYAALKFMKGGLRSNNIDPNARHCMASAVIGFMQTFGIDEPAGCYDDIELTDTVVTWGANMAEMHPILWSRVTDRKLNNSERVKIINLSTYTNRTSDIADIEIIFRPSTDLAIWNFIAREIVYNKPESIDQNFIKEHCVFSTGYVNIGYGLREDIHHKKYLPSERDTAAKQKSKILSDAEGVTLQYLGLRAGDNLQMDKSKEAGVNWQISFEEFKKALEPYTLDFVAQLAKGNSNESLESFKNKLQQLANYYIEKDRKIVSFWTMGFNQHQRGSWVNEQSYMVHMLLGKQAKPGSGAFSLTGQPSACGTAREVGTFSHRLPADMVVNNPKHRAIAEKIWNVPEGTIPAKPGFPYLDMMRALEDGKIKWLWVAVNNPWQNTANANHWIKAAREMDNFIVVSDCYPGITAKIADLILPSAMIYEKWGAYGNAERRTQHWKQQVLPQGNAMSDTWQILEFAKRFTIKETWGKEDANLGITNVLDAAKKMGYKESDTLFDVLFANKNAKKFGLQEPLLKEKPLNSEVFGDNRKVLGSDGKPFGGYHFFVQKYLWEEYRIFGTGHGHDLAEFDVYHKVRGLRWPVVDGKETQWRFNAKYDPYARKYANGRDFAFYGNKEASLLQGDLKAPGNEKKPITNRAKIFFRPYMDPCEMPDKNYPMWLCTGRVLEHWHSGTMTMRVPELYRAVPEALCYMSEDDAKEQNLKHGDTVWIESRRGKVKAKVEVNGRNRPPKGLVYVPWFDENVYINKVCLDATCPISKQTDFKKCAVRVYKA; encoded by the coding sequence ATCAATCGTCGTGATTTTATAAAAAGTGCTGCGGTGGCTTCAGCAGCTTCTGCTGTTGGACTTAGTATCCCAGATACCTTGGCTGCAAAAGCCAAAAATGCTCAGAAACAATGGAAGTGGGATAAGGCAGTTTGTCGTTTCTGTGGGACGGGATGTGGGGTTATGGTAGCCACCCAGGATGGATCAATTGTTGCCATCAAGGGGGATCCTGAGGCCCCTGTGAATCGTGGCATCAATTGCATAAAAGGCTATTTTTGCGCAAAAATCATGTATGGCGAAGACCGCTTGACACAACCCCTGCTGCGCGTCAATGCCAAGGGAGAATATGACAAAAAAGGAAAATTCACCCCTGTAAGCTGGAAAAGAGCATTTGATGAAATGGAAAAGCAATTCAAAAAAACCTATAATAGCATGGGGCCCAATGGTGTAGCATTAATGGCAAGTGGACAATATACGATCCCTGAGGGCTATGCCGCATTAAAATTTATGAAAGGAGGTCTGCGCTCTAATAATATTGACCCCAATGCCAGACATTGTATGGCAAGCGCAGTCATTGGCTTTATGCAAACCTTTGGCATTGATGAACCAGCAGGATGTTATGATGATATTGAGCTTACAGATACCGTTGTTACCTGGGGAGCAAATATGGCAGAAATGCACCCTATTTTGTGGAGTCGCGTCACAGACAGAAAATTAAACAATTCTGAAAGGGTGAAGATTATCAATCTCTCAACTTATACAAATAGGACTTCAGATATCGCAGATATAGAAATTATTTTCAGACCCAGCACAGATTTAGCAATTTGGAATTTTATTGCCAGAGAAATTGTATACAACAAACCAGAAAGCATTGATCAAAATTTTATTAAGGAGCATTGTGTTTTTAGCACGGGATATGTCAACATCGGGTATGGATTGCGCGAAGACATCCATCACAAAAAATACCTCCCTAGCGAGAGAGACACTGCTGCGAAACAAAAATCTAAAATCTTAAGTGATGCTGAGGGGGTAACACTCCAATATTTAGGATTGAGGGCTGGAGATAATCTACAGATGGATAAGAGCAAGGAAGCAGGTGTAAATTGGCAAATCAGCTTTGAAGAATTCAAAAAAGCTTTAGAACCATACACATTGGATTTCGTAGCACAACTTGCCAAGGGCAATAGTAACGAGAGCCTAGAATCTTTTAAAAACAAGCTCCAACAACTTGCAAATTATTACATAGAAAAAGATAGAAAAATCGTTAGCTTCTGGACAATGGGATTTAATCAACACCAAAGAGGCAGTTGGGTGAATGAGCAAAGTTATATGGTGCATATGCTACTTGGCAAGCAAGCAAAGCCAGGAAGCGGCGCATTTTCTCTTACTGGGCAACCAAGTGCTTGCGGAACGGCTAGAGAGGTGGGAACATTTTCTCACCGTCTACCCGCAGATATGGTAGTCAATAACCCCAAGCATCGTGCAATCGCTGAAAAGATATGGAATGTTCCTGAGGGTACCATCCCAGCCAAACCAGGATTCCCTTATCTTGACATGATGCGCGCATTAGAAGATGGGAAAATCAAATGGCTTTGGGTAGCTGTCAATAATCCCTGGCAAAATACCGCAAATGCCAATCACTGGATCAAGGCTGCTAGAGAAATGGATAATTTCATCGTTGTAAGCGATTGCTATCCAGGAATTACGGCAAAAATTGCTGATCTCATTTTGCCAAGTGCAATGATTTATGAAAAATGGGGGGCATATGGCAATGCAGAGCGCCGCACCCAACATTGGAAACAGCAAGTCCTTCCACAAGGCAATGCAATGAGTGATACCTGGCAGATTTTAGAATTTGCAAAACGCTTTACCATCAAAGAAACTTGGGGCAAAGAAGATGCTAATCTTGGAATCACCAATGTTTTAGATGCTGCCAAAAAAATGGGATACAAAGAAAGCGACACCCTCTTTGATGTCTTATTTGCCAATAAAAATGCTAAAAAATTTGGCTTACAAGAACCTCTGCTCAAAGAAAAACCTCTCAATTCTGAAGTATTTGGTGATAATCGAAAGGTATTGGGCAGTGATGGGAAACCCTTTGGCGGATATCATTTCTTTGTTCAAAAATATCTTTGGGAAGAATATAGAATCTTTGGCACAGGACATGGGCATGATCTTGCAGAATTTGATGTCTACCACAAGGTTCGTGGATTGCGGTGGCCAGTAGTAGATGGCAAAGAGACTCAATGGAGATTTAATGCCAAATATGATCCTTATGCGCGGAAATATGCCAATGGCAGGGATTTCGCATTTTATGGCAACAAAGAAGCAAGCCTGCTTCAAGGAGATCTCAAAGCCCCGGGCAATGAGAAAAAACCCATCACCAATCGTGCAAAAATTTTCTTCCGCCCCTATATGGATCCCTGCGAAATGCCTGATAAAAACTATCCCATGTGGCTTTGCACAGGTAGGGTGCTAGAACACTGGCATAGCGGCACAATGACCATGCGCGTACCAGAACTCTATCGAGCTGTGCCTGAAGCATTGTGCTATATGAGTGAAGATGATGCTAAAGAGCAAAATCTCAAACATGGGGATACGGTATGGATAGAATCTCGCCGTGGAAAAGTAAAAGCAAAGGTGGAAGTCAATGGACGCAATCGCCCTCCCAAAGGACTTGTTTATGTGCCTTGGTTTGATGAAAACGTCTATATCAATAAAGTTTGTCTAGATGCTACCTGCCCCATCTCTAAACAAACGGATTTTAAAAAGTGTGCAGTAAGGGTTTATAAGGCATAG